The following nucleotide sequence is from Trifolium pratense cultivar HEN17-A07 linkage group LG2, ARS_RC_1.1, whole genome shotgun sequence.
TCTAATGCATGCAACTAAAGAGGAATTGGATCCTATGAAGTCAGCATTAGCAACCATGCAGTCAGGCTGCAGTTAGAAGTTTCTAACCGTCTGATCAAAATTGAACGCATGGATCTTGATGCagttttaattttctaaaatattaaaGTTTTTGACTTTAAATTTAAACCGTCCGATCTCAATTAGACGGTCATGATTTTTCTGACTACATGCAGTCATGGTCTTTGAATGCACTCAATCTGCATCCATCTAAAGAGGATAAAAATGTAATGCATTTTTGGAATTTGTTGCTTTTTCAAGCGagtaaaaaacaattaaataaataaattttgcatAACTTGTCAATATGCATTTTTGGAATTTATTGCTTTTTCAAGcgagtaaaataaataaattttgcatAACTTCTCAATATGCACTCATGTTACTATTGACAAATAGAGAGACGGATCGATAGAATTTAAGGTAGAGAAGTGTATGCCATAGAGGATAAatgttaaaaatcatttgaaagACTAATGATTAAAATAGTGTCACTCTTCATCATCAAAACTTCATGACATACTCTTCATCACAATTGAGATTTTGATTTAATGTTTTGACAAAAGTAACAAAAAGAATATTAGTGTCTCAAAatttaactaatatatatattttctctttttattctCGTTGAATGCCTATAaatttattgtctttttttagaaaaatgtgaAGAACTTTAAACTTCTATGTAAATGTATCGACATCAATGATCGTCGaagttttgaataatttttaaatatgtcCATTATATGATATGTTTTTACCTAATTGTTgtcaatataaatattttatataatttaatcacATCTCATACATAGATAATTACAGAAATATTTTAAATCTAATATAATCAAGTgatataatgataaaatatcatagcgtaaagaaaaataaaaaaaaatctcttgctcacaaaaatagcaaaaaagaatctcctttttctttcatttcccCTTTCTCGCTTCCTAAATCATTCATGTTAATGATAAATCCTTCTTCAAAACTTTATATTATACGCAcacaattattatattattaaattgacGTTggcattttaatttgtttattttgggACCAGTCAAGACAAGAAAAGCAGAACATTTCTTGGTTTGAGAGAAGACTTGAAGGCTTCTCATTCTTTAGTAATCTAAAAGCAAGTTGCAACTTGTCCAATTTCAGTCTTTTATTCCCTAAACCTTCAACTCCAAAATTATGTTAGTAGCATATGAAAATTGGTTCAGCTGATAAGGAGTCGACTTGCATTCTACGAGAACATGAGTTCAACTCTAATTGTTAGATATCTCAATAGTGAGTAGTAGTATCTACAATGACGCTCTCCAAACCTTAAAACATGTCCTAACTCTGGTTTAAACCTAAATTTTACCGGATATTTTTACGCATGATTTCATCATgtttatgaatttaaaaaaataaaaaataaaatgaggtttgaaagaaataaaacatgTGGCGTTTTATAATGAGTTAGGAATCCCTCTGTGTCCTAGTGGTAATTTAATCTATAATTGAATTGAACCAAACTTGCAAGCAAGGTATTCAGGAAGCATCAAAATCAGAGTTACTTACAAAGCAAACAAATTCCTAATCACAAAAATTACTGCCTCTTCATCACGCTTTCCCTATGAATTCAATGCTTTCACACAACCACTAATTCCAAAACCTACCACTTTTTTCCCTTCCACACTTTAACCTGCATATTTTCCTTTCCTACATGCAATTCTCAACAAGAAATTAACCTGTAACTACATCTGTATAAACTTCATCATTCATCATAAAAAGATTGGATTTTTAATGGGTGGCCAACAAAGACCAAGGAATCAGGTTATGGGTTTCAAAGTTTCTCACAATCCTGCAGGGTTTGACCTTATGCAGAACTGTGATCTTCCTCCACCTTCCAAGGTTTTTCGGGGTCCAGATAAGACTGTCATATTGTCCATGAATAGGGTGTGTAACATTTCAGGCAAAGAAGAAGAGTCAGATAGAAAACACTATGGTACTTACCGGCTAGAAAATGGCAATGATGAAAAGGATAAAGTGGAGCTTCTTAAAGCGCTGGAAGCATCTCAAACACGGGCCAGAGAGGCTGAAAAGATGGCTGCAATTCTAAGAAAAGAAAGGGATGGTCTCTCTATTGCTTTGCTGGAAGAGGCCATGCAGTTGTTTGCTTGTCGCCAAGTGGTGAGATTGCTTGAGCTTCAAGTTTTAAACCTGCAACCACTTTGGCTGCAGCAACAACCAGCGATGTCGATGTCTGGTTGTTATGCCAGATCAACAGAGGGTGCTGTAGGATTACCCAGTGAAGAAGGCCACGATGAAGAAACGACTTGTGTCACATGGGTTCTGGCTTTGATTTTCTCGTTGGGAATTGGTGTTGCCACTGCCCTTGCTTGGAGATACTAATCCTGCTGCTGTTGCAGATGTATCGTTGATACATGAAAGACAATCTGCATATACAAAATTTTGCTTTATATTAACTAATAGTCTAATACTCAAATATAATTTCATACTGCATCAATATGACCTCCATTCTGTACAACAGTTACAGTCTTACAGAGTTACTCTCTGTTTTGCAGTATAACTTGAATGGTCCTATATATGATTGatactatgtatttttttttttttgggcaaTTATATGATACTATGTACGAAATGCCGGAAAAAACCCAAGCGATGCAAGTTATATTTAATAAGTCTCGTGTACAGAATGGGTACAAGTAGTACTGAACTGCATCCAAGTAGTACTGAACTGCTAGTATACATACATTAGttcacacatatatatatatattaaatttacatTCTCTTCCGTCTATGTACATATTATTTACCactactaaaattaaaaataccaCACAAATAGCAATTTATATGGTCATGTGTATAGTTCTCAAATGATCATAGCATTCATCACTTTTTGTGAAGATTTCCAAGCAAACCCAGCAGACATGCTTTCCGCACTTGCACTCAACGTGATTGCACCCATCAATCTTCTCAATTATTTGCCCACAAGCAAAACAGCTCTTGACTTGTTCTTTCCCTTTACACCACTCCTTCAGAGATGAGTCTGGGTCATCCTTGAGCTCTCGGTATCTCTCACACGAAAGGTATGGATGATACTCTATGTGACACTTGGTACAAGTCTCTGAATAACATGCCCCGCAAATAAATGGCTCACTAGCTGTGTCGGGATCTGCAACTCGATAAATTGAGGGGCAGTCAGGCGAGGGGCAAAACCTATAACTTCCCGAACTTGAAGCTACAAAAGCTCCCAAAGATGCCCTGAAAAGTTCATCCAACTTATCATTTGACAGGAGAGTTCTGAAATCTGTAAGCAGAATAGGATCTCCACAGCCCTTGTGAGCACAACATATTGGGAAACTGCCTTGGTTTTTTATAGCAGATTCACACTGCTCCATCAGACACAGCCGGCAGAACAAATGACCACAGCCTTCAAGTTGATATCCATTCTCAACATCACACAAGCAAATTGGGCAACTGGGTCCTGTGTCAAGTCTCTCAACTAAATGATGGCCTGAACGGGCAATCTCAAGAGCTATTTCCTCTACTCTTGGTTTCAACTCCTTGTTACCATGAAGAAAGATCGACTGTTGCCGTGTGTTAAGTTTAAGATAAGCTCCAGGAACCTTCTCTTTTAGTCCATGAAGATCTGGCCCAAAATTCTTGACCACTTGCTTCATTAAGTCAGAAGGTAGGTTCCTCCCTCTCAGAGGGATTACTAACTGCTTTTTTTCATGGATGGACAATAGAGATTGAATTAATTTCTGCTGAGCCAAAGCAATCTTATCTGGTGAACCAAAAATCCGTAAATTCAGGTTGTGCCtgtcaaaaataatataagttgtAGTCTCTTGCTGTATTGAGCATTTAAGACTAATGCCATCTCTGGACAACAGGAGCTGTAGAGCTGCAGGGGTGAGGCTGTCGTGCTCAATGATTTTCCCTCGAGACAGTTCTTCCAGACGTCTCCTAACTTCTGCCACTGTCCTTGTGGCATTGGCTGTTATCTTCAATCGGTGGGAGCCAGTAGCAGTCCTGTTTAAGTTCCACTCAAGACCTAATAATAAGAACATTGATTGTCAACAGTCAAATCATAATGAGCTTGTTTTAAGAAAATACAATTAAACTTGTCTCACAATATAAAGAAGCTTCCAATAAACCATAGATGGCCAgtttgtaaaattcaacatccGAAAATTAGCATAACTACTACAGTGCCTATGAAACATTAATTTGACCCACTGTTCATGTTATAACCCTAAACAGTAGTCAATGATACAAATGTGCAGCAAAATTCATATCAGCTTCAAATGGGTGATAGCAGATGATTTATCCAGTAATAGAGATGTTAGATCAATCTGAAAGAGTTGTTTCCTCAAAATAGCCTGTTCTTTTATGTGACTTGTAAAATGTGGCAAAGCTTTGATAAATTTTAGATAAATTTGTGAAGCTTAAATAAGTAGCTGTTGGGAAGGGGAAAAAGATGCAATATATGATGTGACGGAAACTTACAACCAAAATAATGATTTATTTAGGACAAAAATTTCCTTAAACACAAGTGTCAAAATACATGGTGATtttataatagtaaccaaaCAAATAATAGTTTccattttacataaaaaatccATAATGCATCAACATAAAAGACATTCATgaagaaataagtaaaaaaGGGGAccagaaacaaaaaaacaaaactacttCCTACTCCTTTCATTTTTCCAAATGTGTTTTCTTTAGGAGAGAAGCAAGAAAAATTAGTGCTGAAGTTTAACtggatacatcaattatttttttaaaaaaaaatccacacaATTGTACACAATGAATAGACATCCAATTCAACATTTTTCATGGGGGGAATATTAAGTTGCAGCCATGTATATAAAAGGTTCGGCTTTTAAGAAAGGCATCAACAGATGAATTAGAGGCatctagaaaagaaaaagagcaTAATGATAAAATACCGTTTAAATTGTTGAAGGTTGCAAGTATTTTTTCCAGTTGTTCCCTAATCACATGATAGACTGGAGCAGGAAATATCAAGGAGCTGTGAAACAACTGCTCACACTTTATCTTCTGCCATGAAAGACATCCGGGCAACACCTTTCCTTCAATTTTCTCCAAAGCTTTTGCTGCCTCTAAGTGCAACCttccatcaaaattaattaaagctCTCTTGAAAGAATCCTTTGGCTCAGCTGGAAATACCTGAACGCGGCAAGAACTAGTATGAGGATTTGTTTTGGGCATTAAGGGGGAAATTTCTTTATAGAGTGCCTCTTCGCAGGCACCGCATGGTGGATCTCCAACAGCATCTCCCCTCACCACGAAAAAGTCCAGAATCCTTCTACTTGTAGCAGTTCTCAGTACATCTAAAATTTCAGTTTCTGAAAGCTCTCTGTCAAGCCCACTTATCACAATACAATCCATAGACTTATTACTGGGTACACAGCGAACATACCTCCCTCCGATTGCAAGGTTAAAAAAATCTCTCAAGATGAAATTGACATCATTTTTATCACATTTAAGTATGCCA
It contains:
- the LOC123911426 gene encoding uncharacterized protein LOC123911426; protein product: MGGQQRPRNQVMGFKVSHNPAGFDLMQNCDLPPPSKVFRGPDKTVILSMNRVCNISGKEEESDRKHYGTYRLENGNDEKDKVELLKALEASQTRAREAEKMAAILRKERDGLSIALLEEAMQLFACRQVVRLLELQVLNLQPLWLQQQPAMSMSGCYARSTEGAVGLPSEEGHDEETTCVTWVLALIFSLGIGVATALAWRY